The DNA sequence AGTATCTGAGATTCTGCTATGAGATGCTTACCATCCACATAGGTTGGAAATGAGGCTAAGGTCTTCCTCGGCTGCAATACAAACACAGTTGTTAGAGTGTATCTAATCAGCAATGTAAAGGAGTGGGTACTGTAGAGGGGACAGCAATACTAGGGTGAAGAGCCTGTCTATCACCTCTTGGCTGGGTGGAGACTCAGCGCTGTAATTcgcctcctgcagctgctgtctgTTGGTAGACTCCGCCCCCAAAGGAGAGGCGGAGCCTGAGTCCAGAGActgacgagagagagagggagagagagaaagagagaaataaaggaagataGAAGAGTATAACTTAGGCTACATTTGTGTCATAGCTTTATGAAGGTGACATTTAGAGGGAAACAGAAAAATGGCTGGTGTGATGCTCAGTGATACTCACATCACTGCCCAGCGATAGCTGCTGGTCACACTCCGCTGTGGGGCTGAGATCCTGCCTCATCACCCAGACGGGATCCATGGGCTCCTCAGGGGTGTAGGGTGAGCGTATGGTCCGAGTTTTCACCTCTTGGATGGCCTCTTTAATGTCCTTTATAGCCAAAGAGAGGGAGTCTCTCCTCCCCCAATTCTGTTCGCCTTCTCCGTACTCATCCTGGGGCTTGCCTGGTCCTAACTTCCCCTGGGAGGCCTGTTCATCCTGGGTTTCGCCTGGTCCTAACTTCCCCTGCAAGGCCTGTTCTTCCTGGGGCTCACCTTGTCCCAACTTCCCCTGAGTGGCCTGGTCATCCTGGGGCTCGCCTGGTCCTAACTTCCCCTGCGAGGTCCGGTCATCCTGGGGCTCGTCTGGTCCTAAGTTCCCCTGCAAGGCCTGTTCATCCTGGAGCTTGCCTGGACCGAGCTTCCTCTCAGAAGCCTGCTCCTGCTGGGACTTGTCTGGTCCCAGTTCACCCTGGGAGGCCTGTTCAAGCAGGGGTTTGCCTGGGCCCAGTTCTCCCAGGGAGGCATGTTCATCCTGGAGCTCACCTGGTCCTAACTGCCCCAGGGAGGCCTGTTCATCCTGGAGCCTGCCTGGTCCGAGCATCCTCTGAGAAGCCTGCTCCTGCTGGGCCTCGCCTTGTCCCAACTCCCCCTGGGAGGCTTGTTCATCCTGGGGCTCACCTGGTCCCAGTTCTGCCTGGAAGGCTTGTTCATCCTGGGGCTCACCTGGTCCCAGTTCCGCCTGGAAGGCTTGTTCATCCTGGGGCTCACCTGGTCCCAGTGCCGCCTGGAAGGCTTGTTCATCCTGGGGCTCCCCTGGTCCCAGGTCCCCCTGGGAGGCCTGCTCATCCTGGGGCTTGCCTGGTCCCAGCTCCCTCTGAGCAGCCTGTTCTGACTCTGGCCAGTCTCCTTCTTCACCCAAAGCCCTGTCCAAGCTCCATGACCTCCGTCTCCTCCTGACAGCAGTCTCAGCTTTCTCCCCATCCCGCTCCCATGGGGAAAGAGGGACCTCCGGCTCCTTTTCGGGGCTGTCTGACTCCCCGTCTGACAGCCCGTCGTAGTGGTGCAGCCGGGACCCCACCGTGCGACGCTGCCACAGCCCCCCCTGCTCAAAGAGGCGCAGCCCCGCCCTACGGAGCTGCAGGGCCGTCTGCCgcacccactccccctcccactccacctCAAAGTCCTCATACCCCTGTCCCAGCTGCCCTGGTGTATCTGTGTGGGACTCTGGGTGCCGCTCTCTGTAGGACTCTGTGTATGGCTCTGTGTGACTTTCTGTACGTGGTTCTGCATTTCTCTCTGTGTAGGAATGAGGTTCTGTACTGGGTTCTGTGCTGGGTTCTCTGTAGGGTTCTGCGTTTGATTCTGCAAATGGTTCAACGATCGGTTTTGCATGAGGTCCACCGGTTGGTTCCGTTTTGGGTTCTGCTTTTGGTTCTGTGGTTTGTTCCGTCCTCTGCTCTCCCTGCCGGTGGGTGCGTCTGCATTTTGAGAATTCGGAGTTCAAGTCCGCATTGCAATGGTCCGGGGAATGTGagggtggagctggagctggagcaggattTGGACGCCCGACTCCTGGACCCGCACCTGCCCACTCCTCGCTCCCCATGGTGGGGCCACTCGTTCCTCCCGCTGCACGGTGGGGCTCCGCCTCTCCCTGCTCCCGGTGCTTGTGTCTGGGCTGCTGGGCCCGACGGTAGCGGGTCACGCCTGGgcggggctgctgctgctgctgagctCCTCCCTCCTGCGCCGGCCCTCGGGGCCCTCGCGttcgcccgccgccgcccctgCCCGACGACTCGTGTCTGCGGTAACGCTGctggttaccatggtgatgGTTCTGCCTCTCGTCAGGGGCCTCGACGGCCTGGCTGTGCTGTTGGCATGGCCGCCACCCGGACCGCACCCCCTCCGCCGTCCCCGCTCTCCCATTGGCCTGCCTGTGACgctgagtgggcggggccctgTGGCTTCCAGCCCCTTCCGCCGACTCTGCCTTCTGGGTGTAGCTCATGGCTCAGGGGTTCTGCAGGAGACAGAGCAACGAGGTTAGCCCGACTGTCCCGTTGACATTTCCACATGTCACAGGGAAATACTGACAATTTAACAAATACATCAAACAGGGCGAATTCTATCATGAACCTCCAATGCCTTCCAAGCACCCCGTCTCTGAAACACAGTTTTTTGCAGATGGATGTGATGGAGCATGTCGGCTTGCAGTGAGTCACACCCTGAACAGCGCACTCTCAGCTGTGAAACCTGCTCTTCTGGGATCTCACTAATATATCCCAGAACCTTGTGATCCACAGTTTGGCCTCTCTTTTGAACTCCAGGGCTGAAATAATAATGCAGGCCGCATCCATTTCAAATCTAGATGCCCTTCATGACTTGCTGCCAAACAGGAGTTAAGTATTCATTAGGAACCTGAAAATAATGGTTTTAGTTCCTCTTTAATCGACCTGTGGTTATTGCGGTAAGATCTGTGATATAAAGCCATCAGCATATTATAACAGTTTCACTGATTAACGCAGAATGTTCAAACGTTTGAATCTTTGGCCTGATTTTCACTGAAAACTGCAGAGCGCTAAACTTTTTTCAGCGTaaatcacaaaaaccacaaCTGTTGGTGCTGACTGAGTACAAATTATGCGGTCATTTATATCAGTTGGACCACTAATAAGTAAGAGTATGAGTAAGACCTAATACAGAAGTAGCCTATCTTTGAAggatatattacatttataagcCATGGCTATAAAAATATGCAGTAGCCTATTTCATGATGGGATGAAACAATTTAAACCAGTGTCCCGATATAGAATCTGCTTATTATGCAGATAAATGCCAAAGAAAGTGTAGGCAACTCAGCATGGTAAAACACACACGTGGATTCTACCGTGGCAGTACATATCGGTATCACATGCTGCCGACTGCGAAGTCGTATCAGTAACTGAAAAACACACGAGTAGGTCTGGTCGCCATTGTACACTACACTGTACTCCATGTCCCTGTTCTCCGTACCATACCTGCGTACAACCCGGTACCAGTAAAGCTTTATCTGTACGGCAATTTCGCAGGAAGGTTCAGATTTGGAACGTTAAGCCGTGAAACTGGTTACGGGGTAACTGCCATTTAGATGCGCGCAGGCTGCAGTATTTCGCAAAAGCGCAGGATCAGGACCCGCCGGACGCTGCCGCAGCACGAGCTGTGTAGCCTACATCGTAGACAATAATTAATTGACTTGTTGCAGACAGGACAGCTGGAAAAAGCTGCACTGAAAATGTACTAATCAATTTAAGTAAAAGCCGCATCTTACGGTATTTTCGTTTCTCTAGTAAGCACGCCTATATCTAACAAGTTTGTAGAAATGATATGGGAATTTCTGTGATCCGTCTGGTCTAATGTAGATGAGATTAAATGTAGTATTCGCATTATGGCAATCCCACCAAAAGAATCGTGAACTGTCGCGGTCTAAGCAGTCGCGGTTGAATCAGGAGATACGAATGAAATCGAGTTAAATAGCCTAATAGATACTGTGACCGTCTACAAAACGACGCAAAAAGTGCGATTAAGCAGGCTAAATACGTATGGTGTTATGCTGTATCCTTTCTGTTTTATCCAGAGGCGATATTGTGAGTCAGCTGTCACAGTCCTAATTGTGACAACCAGCCAGGCCCAGTCTGTCTAGGGACGCTTGGCAGTCAGGTGTAGCATTTCCAATTATTTAACATCTCATTGACGCGCTGTTGCCAGTTTGTACGTCGCGTTCTGTCTGAACGTTGTTCATGTCCGCTGACAATCGGTTAAACCGAAGCTAGTAACCTGAGACAATAAACGTAACTTACCTGTTTGTGATTAGCGACGTTTCATAGCTCTCTAAATCCGGTCCGATCTCCTTTCAGCCACCATCTTCCCTGTCCGTCACACTCACGCCGTGCAGCGGTCAATCTGCGTTCGCATACGGCTCCTCCCTCGTCCCCCCCTCCGGCGTTCACCCCGGGCCCTCCCCTCTTTACGGCGACATCAGAGCGGATTACGCACGATTCGTTAGAGCATCTCTGAAGCAGGAGTAGAGGCATTACTGCTGTTTAATACCCGGAACTCCAGCTGTCCACGCGCACTCTCCCATACTACCTCATTCCGTTTTATTTTGCACACAAGGATTACTTATAATTTTATCAGAGTATTTGCACAGCCACACCTCAAAACCGAATTCCCCCTACGGTGATGTTCGGGGCCCTCAGCCTGGATCAGGCCAAAAATGTATAGGGCGCGATATTATCAATGTCATCAAAATATTCTTAAGGGGCCCAATGTCATATGGATTCTTGGGGCTCAGAATTTCCAGCAGAATACCTGCAAATAGCTCTTGTTAACAGTAAATGTGTTCAAAGCTCTTGCAGACTAGCACAATCAAAATACATTGCAATGTACACTTAAAGATGTTCAGTAATGTATATTATAGGCTGTATGGTTTACATTTTATAGTTTTCAGTCATTTATTCTAAGCTATGGAACAATATCCTATCACTATGAGCTCTCCGTCAGTTGTTTGGCAGgaggtttttttattgtgtggagCCAGGGACAGGAGCGGTGATGCTGACCATGATGATATCACTTCTGAGCCCAAACCTGCACCCTAAGGCAAGAGAACCTCCTGTTGTTATTGCACAgcattgtgtctgtgctgatatTACACAtcgctgtgtctgtgctgatatTACccagtgctgtgtctgtgctgatatTACACagcgctgtgtctgtgctgatattacacagtgctgtgtctgtgctgatatTGCACAGTGCTGTGAATGTGCTGATATTGcacagtgctgtgtctgtgctgatatTACACAGCACTGTCTGTGCTGATATTAGTGTTTAGTCTGTGCTGATTTAcacagtgctgtgtctgtgctgatatTACACAGCACTGCCTGTGCTGATATTATAGTGTTTAGTCTGTGCTGATTTAcacagtgctgtgtctgtgctgatatTAGACTGTGCTGATTTAcacagtgctgtgtctgtgctgatttACACAGTGCTGCGTCTGTGCTGATATTAGACTGCTGGAATAACAGTGCTGTGTCCACGCTAATACTACAGATGGTAGGGTCTGTCAGGTTATCCAGGTGATTCAGCAGCAAAGGCTGTAAAactatgcacacatacacacatgcacacgcacacacacacacacacacacacatgcacacacacatcataggTCTCTATCGGGCATATGGGGGCCATGTGCGGCTGTTCATCTGATGAAAAGCAGACTCACTGCAGTTCAAAATTCCAGAATGTGACTTCCTCCTCAAACAAAGAGAAATGCCATATCTAACAGTTTGGCTTATTTCCTACACATTCTTGCCTTGTCATACAATTGACTTTATTATGGAAAGAAGTGATGAGAAGTAGGACGCAATACTAACACTACTGTGAAACTTCAGTTTTCACTATGTTGAATTGTTGACCATTTTAATGACCCAGCCAGTCATATGTGAATACATGTGCCTGCCCTTCAGTTCAGGGAGTAAAGATCTGGGATTAACTTTGAACTAAATCAAACTTCAGCCCATCAGAAAGCCAAATGTGTGCTTGATGATCATGTGCTGTCCTTGTTTCAGCCTTTTTCAATGAAGGTGTCGGAACAACGGAGCCgttccattaaaaaatgtctgaataACAGATTGTTTCAGTGAAAGCACCTGAATAACAAAGTATGTTTCATTCAAAATGTCTGAATAACAGagatttttttcagtgaaagtACCTGAATAACAAAGTGTGTTTCATTGAATGTAGCAGAATCACCAAGCGTGTTTCGTGTACATTTTCCCCGAAGAACCCTACACTCTGGACCCAAACACAAGCCATAGTGGAGATTTTAATTCCTTTGGCGCTAGTTAGCATGCTGATACAACAAATGCGGAAGACCTTTGGTGTACTTCCTCAACTTTTAATTCATGCCCTgtttctcctcctgcagcttcAAGCATTTTGAAACAACATCCTCCTCTTTTCAGCAGGCTGAGAACAGCAATGAGAAGGCCAAGATTTTGTTAGTGTCTCTGTGTTAATGACAGAACCAGTGTTATTGACAGTATTCATCTTAGTGCTAGTGACAGCGTTGGTTTCAATGTTAGTGGTGG is a window from the Anguilla rostrata isolate EN2019 chromosome 14, ASM1855537v3, whole genome shotgun sequence genome containing:
- the LOC135239919 gene encoding amyloid-beta A4 precursor protein-binding family A member 1-like, which gives rise to PNPAPAPAPPSHSPDHCNADLNSEFSKCRRTHRQGEQRTEQTTEPKAEPKTEPTGGPHAKPIVEPFAESNAEPYREPSTEPSTEPHSYTERNAEPRTESHTEPYTESYRERHPESHTDTPGQLGQGYEDFEVEWEGEWVRQTALQLRRAGLRLFEQGGLWQRRTVGSRLHHYDGLSDGESDSPEKEPEVPLSPWERDGEKAETAVRRRRRSWSLDRALGEEGDWPESEQAAQRELGPGKPQDEQASQGDLGPGEPQDEQAFQAALGPGEPQDEQAFQAELGPGEPQDEQAFQAELGPGEPQDEQASQGELGQGEAQQEQASQRMLGPGRLQDEQASLGQLGPGELQDEHASLGELGPGKPLLEQASQGELGPDKSQQEQASERKLGPGKLQDEQALQGNLGPDEPQDDRTSQGKLGPGEPQDDQATQGKLGQGEPQEEQALQGKLGPGETQDEQASQGKLGPGKPQDEYGEGEQNWGRRDSLSLAIKDIKEAIQEVKTRTIRSPYTPEEPMDPVWVMRQDLSPTAECDQQLSLGSDSLDSGSASPLGAESTNRQQLQEANYSAESPPSQEPRKTLASFPTYVDVPGPCDPEDLIDGIIFAANYLGSTQLLSDKTPSKSVRMTQAQEAVSRVRMAKSRKKCQQSPEVQTPVTTEVDLFISTQRIKVLNADSQEAMMDHPLRTISYIADIGDIVVLMARRRRPRPRSQELGEAGDPAPEGRGQCTDPAPEGRGLCNDPAQEERRQYRMICHVFESEDAQLIAQSIGQAFSVAYQEFLRANGIDPEDLSQREYSDLLSTQDMYNDDLIHFSKSENCKDVHIEKQKGEILGVVVVESGWGSILPTVIIANMMHGGPAEKSGRLSIGDQIMSINGTSLVGLPLTTCQSIIKGLKSQPRLRLNIVRCPPVTTVLIRRPDLRYQLGFSVQNGIICSLMRGGIAERGGVRVGHRIIEISGQSVVATPHERIVNILSSAVGEIHMKTMPAAMYRLLTGQEQPVYI